A region from the Fusarium musae strain F31 chromosome 1, whole genome shotgun sequence genome encodes:
- a CDS encoding hypothetical protein (EggNog:ENOG41), producing the protein MKFGRNLPRNQVPEWAGSYINYKGLKKLVKAAAEKARNGEKVDPAEFFFALDRNLEDVDFFYNKKYAEFCRRLNLLQNRYGRTADVVATLDQDEVEEVMGALLELRSQFRNLQWFGEINHKGFVKITKKLDKKVPDLVTQGPYIDTKVKVKPFAKQANTTRLLDEINKWMSVLSEAQTFDDTMSEHSTRSLGRASAKGMLSLPQAQLDALDQAVRNDDVPALEAGLKTSNVVEEGAQPLMLGLLQRSISSRSKTCLAFLLSNLKSLDEPDDINSRNCIHRLVIHIGRTKSVPEGEQVSKSRPVPAGSQFSNKHLEPGLATSKAPKSLNQKESLLLTKDDEAVQLFIFLLEQLRPEQRVALKSRDSFGRMPLHYAAQFGIVVVCQIIMSKMQQWDQFHVKDGIDTPEWQDNDGYAPLHLSVVGGHPLTTQALLQGENWEGSSPYKAEIRKSISKSGAVLAIATKSNYSVIVQLLIDAGVDINWRDKTDETALHVAARFGHEECARIILKGTADQKADLEATESTYSWTPLHVAAVDGKYNVAELLVEAGADITRLDSSGWTAREHAALRGHMDIARLLETNDVEIESPPTRPVDALPPTPSDMSSIGERRSNGNGTSNGSRAPDAAIKSFGHRYLTNESLVLVSLGSMDMRKNIEPVSLDRVPLTEAHNTQLDTALSIVVSAIGASGEPTIIDLPVHDSIATEPVVFTTTDAAKVKLLFDIVPTYSGNDKHKVGRAVALLSSVRQTLGSSRMNLQGDVCVPIMSSSFDVIGTVNFNFLVITPFHHPNMEITSRQTYWKKLESTMVIGHRGLGKNLTSNRSLQLGENTLPSFIAAANLGAQYVEFDVQLTKDHVPVIYHDFLVSETGIDAPVHTLTLEQFLHINPDKNRDSKQQARKKPVPTGEPGDFRARSNSLAPKRSQSMGFAGSGPDELDERMKHTKDFKDKGFKGNTRGNFIQAPFATLEELFRELPQETGFNIEMKYPMLHESEEHEMDTYAVELNSFCDTVLSKVYDLAGERHIIFSSFNPDICLCLSYKQPSIPILFLTDAGCCEVCDIRASSLQEAIRFARRWNLLGIVAAAEPFVNSPRLIKIVKENGIVCFSYGTLNNDPEMVRRQVKQGIDAVIVDSVLAIRKGLTSGETPAEPVNGENGTNGTLKPNHELKEQLDELTINGGGP; encoded by the exons ATGAAATTCGGAAGAAA TCTACCGCGCAACCAGGTCCCCGAGTGGGCAGGCTCGTATATCAACTACAAaggcctcaagaagcttgtaaaagcagcagcagagaaaGCAAGGAATGGAGAAAAGGTGGATCCTGCAG AATTCTTTTTCGCGCTTGATCGAAACCTCGAAGATGTCGACTTTTTCTACAACAAGAAATACGCAGAGTTTTGTCGCCGTTTGAACCTCCTCCAGAACCGATATGGACGAACCGCCGATGTAGTCGCTACCCTGGATCAGGATGAAGTGGAGGAAGTAATGGGAGCTTTGCTTGAGCTGAGAAGTCAGTTCAGAAATTTGCAATGGTTTGGTGAGATTAACCATAAGGGCTTTGTCAAGATCACAaagaagctcgacaagaaggtTCCAGACCTTGTCACACAAGGTCCTTATATTGAtaccaaggtcaaggtcaagcccTTCGCCAAACAAGCAAACACAACAAGACTTCTCGATGAGATTAACAAGTGGATGTCTGTGCTATCCGAAGCCCAGACTTTCGATGACACAATGTCTGAGCACTCGACCCGCTCCCTGGGTCGTGCCTCAGCTAAAGGTATGCTGAGCctgcctcaagctcagctcGATGCCCTTGACCAGGCTGTACGCAACGACGATGTTCCTGCTCTCGAGGCTGGCCTCAAAACAAGCAACGTCGTCGAGGAAGGCGCCCAGCCGCTCATGTTGGGTCTCTTACAGCGATCGATTTCCTCGCGTTCGAAAACTTGTCTCGCGTTTCTACTAAGCAACCTCAAAAGCCTGGACGAGCCAGATGATATCAATTCTCGTAACTGTATTCATCGTCTGGTGATTCACATTGGCCGGACAAAATCTGTTCCCGAAGGAGAGCAAGTATCAAAATCTCGACCCGTCCCTGCAGGCTCACAATTTAGCAACAAGCACCTCGAGCCTGGTCTGGCAACTTCTAAGGCGCCCAAGTCACTGAACCAGAAGGAGTCTCTACTTCTGACCAAGGATGACGAGGCTGTCCAactatttatctttttgctTGAGCAACTGCGCCCAGAGCAGAGGGTTGCGCTCAAAAGCCGTGACTCTTTTGGGCGCATGCCGCTCCATTACGCAGCTCAGTTTGGCATTGTGGTTGTGTGTCAGATCATCATGTCCAAGATGCAGCAGTGGGACCAATTCCATGTCAAGGATGGAATTGATACACCTGAGTGGCAGGATAACGATGGCTATGCACCTCTTCACCTCAGCGTCGTCGGGGGCCATCCCTTGACCACTCAAGCTCTGCTGCAGGGCGAGAATTGGGAGGGAAGCAGCCCGTACAAGGCCGAAATTCGAAAGTCTATCTCCAAGTCGGGTGCTGTGCTAGCCATCGCTACCAAGTCCAACTACAGTGTCATCGTGCAGCTTCTGATTGATGCCGGCGTTGATATTAACTGGAGGGACAAGACAGACGAGACAGCTCTTCACGTCGCAGCTAGATTCGGGCACGAAGAGTGTGCTCGGATTATTCTGAAAGGAACCGCGGATCAAAAGGCGGATCTCGAAGCTACGGAGAGCACCTACTCATGGACTCCTCTGCATGTTGCCGCTGTGGATGGCAAGTACAACGTTGCAGAACTGCTGGTCGAAGCTGGAGCGGACATCACCCGCCTCGATTCTTCAGGCTGGACGGCGAGAGAGCATGCTGCGCTGAGAGGTCATATGGACATTGCGCGACTGCTCGAGACCAACGATGTTGAGATCGAATCGCCTCCAACACGACCTGTCGACGCATTGCCGCCAACTCCATCGGACATGTCATCTATCGGCGAACGTCGCTCGAATGGTAACGGAACCAGCAATGGCTCGCGTGCTCCTGATGCTGCCATCAAGAGCTTTGGTCATCGATACCTGACCAATGAGAGCCTTGTACTTGTCAGTCTTGGATCGATGGACATGCGAAAGAACATTGAACCGGTCAGTTTGGATCGTGTTCCACTTACCGAAGCTCATAACACGCAACTTGACACCGCTCTATCGATCGTTGTATCTGCTATTGGTGCCAGTGGTGAGCCCACCATCATCGATCTCCCGGTGCATGATAGTATTGCCACTGAACCTGTCGTTTTCACGACAACAGATGCCGCCAAGGTAAAGCTTCTTTTCGATATCGTCCCGACTTACTCGGGCAACGACAAACACAAGGTTGGACGCGCTGTGGCGCTCTTGTCTTCTGTTAGACAAACCCTGGGATCTAGCCGCATGAACCTGCAGGGAGATGTTTGCGTTCCCATCATGTCAAGCAGCTTCGATGTCATCGGAACggtcaacttcaacttcttggtCATCACCCCTTTCCACCACCCCAATATGGAAATCACATCGAGACAGACGTactggaagaagctggagTCAACCATGGTGATTGGTCATCGTGGACTCGGCAAGAACTTGACAAGTAACAGGTCTCTCCAGTTGGGAGAGAATACTCTGCCATCCTTCATTGCAGCGGCTAATCTTGGAGCTCAATATGTCGAGTTTGATGTTCAACTGACCAAAGACCATGTTCCGGTCATCTATCACGACTTCCTCGTCAGTGAGACAGGTATTGATGCACCAGTCCATACCTTAACACTGGAGCAATTCTTGCATATCAACCCCGATAAGAATCGGGATTCCAAGCAACAAGCAAGAAAGAAGCCTGTTCCCACAGGTGAACCTGGTGATTTCCGGGCTCGTAGCAACAGCCTGGCACCTAAACGCTCGCAATCTATGGGGTTCGCTGGCAGTGGACCTGATGAGTTGGATGAACGCATGAAGCACACAAAGGACTTCAAGGATAAGGGCTTCAAGGGAAACACAAGAGGAAACTTTATTCAAGCTCCTTTCGCCACTCTTGAGGAGCTCTTCCGAGAACTTCCTCAAGAAACTGGCTTCAACATCGAGATGAAGTACCCTATGCTCCACGAGAGTGAAGAGCACGAAATGGATACGTATGCAGTAGAGCTCAACTCATTTTGTGACACAGTACTCTCCAAGGTCTACGACCTTGCTGGAGAACGtcacatcatcttcagctccTTCAACCCCGACATCTGCCTTTGTCTAAGTTATAAGCAGCCTTCCATCCCTATCCTTTTCTTGACAGACGCAGGCTGCTGCGAAGTCTGTGATATACGTGCATCATCCTTACAGGAGGCAATTCGATTCGCCAGACGCTGGAACCTGTTGGGTATTGTTGCTGCCGCAGAGCCTTTCGTTAACAGCCCTCGCCTTATCAAAATCGTCAAGGAGAACGGAATCGTCTGCTTCAGCTATGGCACACTAAATAACGACCCTGAGATGGTTCGA CGTCAAGTCAAGCAAGGCATCGATGCTGTCATCGTCGACAGTGTCCTTGCCATCAGAAAGGGGTTGACAAGCGGGGAAACTCCCGCTGAGCCTGTCAACGGCGAGAATGGAACAAATGGTACTCTCAAGCCGAATCACGAGCTCAAGGAGCAGTTGGACGAGTTGACGATCAATGGCGGCGGCCCTTGA
- a CDS encoding hypothetical protein (EggNog:ENOG41~BUSCO:EOG09264X31) has protein sequence MFALYLTADLQGVTNLRPDDTQDNPFWYMFKVQCTSCRETHANHVGVNRFETNEMSGSRGEANFVWKCKNCKRESSASVKAGPFPYEQTEPAKPQKILEFDCRGLEFTEFKAEGEWLAEGAETGTKFTGIDLEEGEWFEYDEKSNEEVSINDAKWEVRRS, from the exons ATGTTTGCTCTATATCTCACGGCTGACTTGCAAGG GGTCACAAACTTGCGCCCCGACGACACTCAAGACAACCCTTTTTGGTACATGTTCAAGGTTCAGTGTACTTCTTGTCGAGAGACTCATGCAAACCATGTTGGAGTCAACCGGTTT GAGACCAATGAGATGAGTGGAAGTCGAGGAGAGGCCAACTTTGTATGGAAGTGCAAGAACTGCAAG CGAGAGTCGTCAGCCTCTGTCAAGGCTGGACCTTTTCCTTATGAGCAAACTGAACCAGCCAAGCCTCAAAAGATCCTCGAGTTCGACTGCAGAGGTCTCGAGTTCACTGAGTTCAAGGCTGAG GGTGAATGGTTGGCCGAAGGCGCCGAGACGGGGACCAAGTTCACTGGTATCGACTTGGAGGAGGGCGAGTGGTTCGAATATGACGAGAAGTCTAACGAGGAAGTGAGCATCAATGATGCCAAGTGGGAAGTCCGCCGCTCTTAA
- a CDS encoding hypothetical protein (EggNog:ENOG41~BUSCO:EOG09262Z0M) yields MATEDTTKQTPEEFFQSIGDKVNKLAPATVDAQNADDDERAVEEIESLCMNCGKNGVTRLLLTAIPYFREVVIMSFSCEHCHTQNNEIQAAGTVQPKGTHYELRLTDLADFSRQVVKSDTSTVKFIELDLEIPAGRGQLTNVEGLLTTVIEDLEMGQEARKEQAPEVYIKVAEIIAKGRAMLLGDAFPFRVWVDDPAGNSFIAPDLKDGVGKWEKHEYARTAEQNAALGLSDSDANAQQPQNPGLTADGEIIPNEVYSFPATCPGCMHPCTTHMKMVDIPHFKQVVLMSTVCDDCGYRSNDVKTGGEIPEKGEKIILEVSDGADLARDILKSETCGLECPELKLQVNPGTLGGRFTTVEGLLTQVRGDLHSQIFEADGSGQGGDSLASHEKSQWTAFFDGLDAAIRGEKPFTIVLTDPFASSYVQPLVDPPAPDPKIHRENYTRTDEEEEELGLKDMKLENYGEQEEEKKEEEGKETQTTTER; encoded by the exons ATGGCTACCGAAGACACAACCAAGCAGACTCCCGAGGAGTTCTTCCAGAGCATCGGTGACAAGGTCAACAAACTTGCGCCTGCTACTGTTGATGCCCAAAAtgccgacgacgacgagCGCGCTGTCGAAGAGATTGAGTCTCTTTGCATGAACTGCGGCAAGAAT GGTGTCACCAGACTTCTTCTCACTGCGATCCCCTACTTCCGCGAAGTCGTTATCATGTCTTTCTCCTGCGAGCACTGCCATACCCAGAACAACGAGATCCAGGCTGCCGGAACCGTCCAGCCCAAGGGAACCCACTACGAGCTGCGTTTGACAGACCTCGCCGACTTCTCGCGACAGGTTGTCAAGTCCGATACCTCCACCGTCAAGTTCATCGAGCTGGATCTCGAGATTCCTGCTGGCCGTGGCCAGCTTACAAATGTCGAGGGTCTCCTGACGACTGTCATCGAGGATCTGGAGATGGGACAAGAGGCGCGAAAGGAGCAGGCTCCTGAGGTGTACATTAAGGTTGCTGAGATTATCGCCAAGGGTCGCGCCATGTTGTTGGGTGACGCCTTTCCCTTCCGTGTCTGGGTCGATGACCCTGCCGGAAACTCGTTCATTGCCCCTGATCTCAAGGATGGTGTTGGAAAGTGGGAGAAGCACGAATATGCCCGAACTGCTGAACAGAACGCCGCCCTTGGTCTCTCTGACTCCGATGCCAACGCTCAGCAACCGCAAAACCCTGGCTTGACGGCTGATGGTGAAATCATCCCCAATGAAGTCTACAGCTTCCCCGCGACATGCCCTGGCTGCATGCATCCTTGTACTACACACATGAAGATGGTCGATATTCCCCACTTCAAGCAGGTAGTTCTCATGTCCACTGTCTGTGACGACTGCGGCTACCGCTCCAACGACGTCAAGACAGGTGGTGAAATTCCtgagaagggcgagaagATTATCCTTGAAGTCAGCGACGGTGCTGACTTGGCACGCGATATTCTCAAGAGTGAGACTTGCGGCCTTGAGTGCCCCGAGCTTAAGCTCCAGGTCAACCCCGGTACCCTGGGTGGCCGCTTCACCACTGTTGAAGGTCTCCTGACCCAGGTCCGGGGTGATCTTCACTCTCAGATCTTCGAGGCCGACGGCTCGGGCCAGGGTGGTGACTCCCTTGCCAGCCACGAGAAGTCTCAGTGGACCGCCTTCTTTGACGGCCTTGACGCCGCCATTCGTGGCGAGAAGCCCTTCACAATTGTCCTTACCGACCCCTTCGCCAGCAGCTACGTTCAGCCTCTCGTAGACCCGCCTGCTCCCGACCCCAAGATTCACCGTGAGAACTATACCCGcacagatgaggaagaggaggagcttggtcTCAAGGACATGAAATTGGAAAACTACGGAgagcaggaggaggaaaagaaggaggaagagggaaaGGAGACCCAGACTACCACTGAGAGGTAG
- a CDS encoding hypothetical protein (EggNog:ENOG41), with protein MPSVIYNTPTTLPVRKPAPFVIGPTNKAPFRPTNKIPQDIIDTARATPIEEFDAKKHVNFEFPKRTYTMKEWGYEDLGVSPIAASDPFSLFTEAAVKQVRRELLSEDVLRTCQYASTFTKNQIRGYTQKQAPFAHALWKSPEVQQAVSKVAGIDLVHAFEYEIGHCNLLFSDGEDEKKGASDNVGFSWHYDSFPFVCVTMLSDCSDMKGGETAVLKGDAEVLKVRGPTMGTAVILQGRYVQHAALKAIGKERISFITAFRPKSPFVKDEMVLTGSRPISNQSELVYDYCTYRADVLEIRFREHAKKLREQQAAGIKFNPDAVREFLQEQKEMLEATLLEMVPIYDVVEVE; from the exons ATGCCTTCAGTCATCTACAACACACCTACCACCCTTCCGGTTCGAAAACCAGCACCCTTCGTTATCGGCCCAACCAACAAAGCCCCTTTCCGACCTACCAACAAGATCCCACAAGATATCATCGATACAGCTCGGGCCACACCCATCGAAGAGTTTGACGCCAAGAAGCATGTAAATTTCGAGTTCCCCAAGCGGACTTACACCATGAAAGAATGGGGATATGAGGACCTGGGCGTTTCCCCCATTGCTGCCTCGGaccctttctctcttttcactGAAGCTGCCGTGAAGCAAGTCCGACGTGAACTTCTCAGTGAGGATGTTCTTAGGACGTGCCAGTATGCTTCGACCTTTACGAAGAACCAGATTCGAGGATATACTCAAAA GCAAGCACCCTTTGCTCACGCTCTCTGGAAGAGTCCTGAAGTTCAGCAAGCTGTTTCAAAAGTGGCTGGTATTGATCTAGTTCACGCATTTGAGTATGAGATCGGCCATTGCAACCTGCTCTTTAGCGACGGcgaagacgagaagaagggagcTAGCGACAACGTTGGCTTTTCCTGGCACTATGATAGCTTTCCGTTTGTCTGTGTTACAATGCTTTCTGACTGTTCGGATATGAAGGGTGGCGAGACTGCAGTCCTCAAAGGTGACGCTGAAGTTCTCAAAGTTCGCGGTCCAACCATG GGCACTGCGGTGATTCTTCAAGGTCGCTATGTCCAACACGCTGCACTCAAGGCGATTGGTAAAGAAAGAATCTCCTTCATCACAGCATTCCGTCCCAAGTCTCCCTTTGTCAAGGACGAGATGGTCCTCACAGGTTCTCGACCCATAAGTAATCAGTCAGAACTTGTGTATGACTACTGCACCTACCGAGCAGACGTCCTTGAGATACGATTTCGAGAACACGCAAAGAAACTTCGTGAGCAGCAAGCTGCGGGTATCAAGTTCAACCCCGACGCCGTGAGGGAGTTTCTTcaggagcagaaggagatGTTGGAGGCGACGCTTTTGGAGATGGTTCCAATttatgatgttgttgaagttgagtaG
- a CDS encoding hypothetical protein (EggNog:ENOG41), giving the protein MSDKAQSRINAIGNQLLPPINKVAPGSSKLRVEGKVVIITGTNSPLGIGRATAHQYAESGARALYLCDFDDTHLESHKKEINAAFPNVEIHTRRFDAADEDKVKEVVDDAIQRYGRLDVFFANAGVVGRTTLFSDFSKDEFMSILNTNTSSVFLAAKYAAPAMMQTSADKPQASGSIIGTASVAGIRSNAGSTPYSASKAAVVSLAQTISYQLAGTGVRMNAICPGLIETGMTAPMYEAARARGSEEKIGQLNPMKRGGHADEIARVALFLGSDESSYVNGQAWAVDGGLSAGHPFVPGKLG; this is encoded by the exons ATGTCTGACAAGGCGCAGAGTCGTATCAATGCCATTGGCAACCAACTTCTTCCACCTATCAACAAGGTAGCTCCGGGTTCAAGTAAGCTCCGCGTCGAGGGCAAAGTTGTCATCATAACAG GTACAAACTCACCCCTGGGTATCGGTCGTGCTACAGCGCATCAATACGCTGAAAGCGGTGCCCGAGCATTGTATCTCTGCGACTTTGACGATACGCACCTTGAATCTCATAAAAAGGAGATCAACGCTGCGTTTCCCAACGTGGAAATTCACACGAGGCGTTTCGATGCCGCCGATgaggacaaggtcaaggaggtAGTCGATGACGCGATCCAACGCTATGGTCGCTTGGACGTCTTCTTTGCTAATGCTGGAGTCGTCGGTCGAACCACGCTGTTCTCTGATTTCAGCAAAGATGAGTTTATGTCGatactcaacaccaacacgtCAAG TGTCTTTCTAGCGGCCAAGTACGCGGCACCAGCTATGATGCAGACTTCTGCCGACAAGCCTCAAGCCAGCGGCAGTATCATCGGTACAGCGTCTGTTGCAGGAATTCGCTCCAATGCCGGATCCACACCATACTCAGCCTCCAAAGCAGCCGTGGTATCTCTCGCCCAGACCATATCATACCAACTCGCTGGAACCGGCGTACGTATGAACGCCATCTGCCCAGGTCTCATCGAGACTGGCATGACAGCGCCTATGTATGAAGCCGCGAGGGCCCGTGGaagtgaggagaagatcggACAGTTGAACCCTATGAAGAGAGGCGGACATGCTGACGAGATCGCTCGCGTTGCGCTCTTCTTGGGAAGTGATGAGAGTAGCTATGTTAATGGACAGGCATGGGCAGTAGATGGAGGGCTGAGTGCTGGGCACCCCTTTGTCCCTGGAAAACTGGGCTGA
- a CDS encoding hypothetical protein (EggNog:ENOG41), with protein sequence MAVLNLVTLALALSSPAMARPRPQFGNGGDAQTPGAGLGGSLPTALPSGGSGLIPSALPSLGGGSGGAIPTPGSGFNFPGSGSGNDAPATTPGTGGGFFGGGGFPGLGNFFGGGNRGGFFGGGGNTNTPPAAAPTGGLPGGNDGNIGGGASVPAPIQTPGTGGGVQGASFRGRGRSRNQDSPSTPGGSGGSQGGNGGGLSGSQPSGAIPTFSAGPGNGFGEGGNGGNGGATDAPVAPTLVPTPGSGLEGPGTAPSGVIPTFVAGPGNGFGDGNSPSTPIQTPGTGNQPGGGLGGSQPSGTIPTFVAGPGNGFGEGGNSGSPDTPVQTPGSGNSAGGDLTQPGSGSGNDSGNGGGNGGDQTQPSGTIPTFVAGPGNGFGGGDGAVTNPTPGAGLGGGNNNTPDVPETPVQTPGAGSGSGSGNQSGGAVPTFVAGPGQGFGGGDGQNGGFQKRARSSQ encoded by the coding sequence ATGGCTGTCCTTAACCTTGTcactttggctttggcccTTTCTTCTCCGGCCATGGCCCGACCTCGCCCACAGTTTGGCAACGGTGGCGATGCCCAAACACCCGGTGCTGGTCTCGGTGGTTCTCTCCCTACTGCCCTTCCCAGCGGCGGCTCTGGCCTCATTCCTTCAGCCCTTCCCAGCCTAGGAGGTGGAAGCGGAGGTGCCATCCCAACCCCTGGCAGTGGCTTCAACTTCCCCGGCAGCGGCAGTGGTAACGATGCCCCTGCTACCACTCCAGGCACTGGCGGTGGCTTCTTTGGCGGTGGCGGCTTTCCCGGCCTTGGAAACTTCTTCGGAGGAGGTAACAGAGGCGGCTTCTTCGGTGGTGGAGGTAACACCAACACTCCCCCCGCTGCAGCTCCAACCGGTGGTCTGCCTGGAGGAAATGATGGCAACATCGGCGGTGGTGCTTCTGTCCCCGCTCCCATTCAAACTCCGGGCACCGGAGGTGGTGTACAAGGTGCATCCTTCCGAGGCCGTGGTCGATCTCGCAACCAAGACTCACCTTCAACCCCTGGAGGCAGTGGTGGCTCTCAGGGTGGAAACGGTGGCGGCCTCAGTGGAAGCCAGCCTAGCGGTGCCATCCCTACTTTCTCTGCCGGACCTGGTAACGGTTTCGGCGAGGGAGGCAATGGTGGAAACGGCGGTGCCACTGATGCTCCCGTCGCTCCCACTCTTGTCCCTACCCCAGGCAGTGGGCTCGAGGGCCCAGGCACTGCTCCCAGCGGTGTCATCCCTACTTTCGTTGCTGGACCAGGAAACGGTTTCGGTGACGGTAACAGCCCTAGCACTCCCATTCAGACTCCTGGTACCGGAAACCAGCCTGGTGGTGGTCTAGGTGGAAGCCAGCCCAGCGGTACCATTCCTACTTTCGTTGCTGGACCCGGTAATGGTTTCGGTGAGGGCGGCAACTCTGGCAGCCCTGACACTCCCGTCCAGACACCCGGCAGTGGAAACTCAGCCGGAGGTGACCTTACTCAACCCGGTAGCGGAAGCGGAAACGACAGCGGAAACGGCGGTGGAAACGGCGGTGATCAGACTCAGCCCAGCGGTACCATTCCCACCTTCGTCGCTGGACCCGGCAACGGTTTCGGCGGTGGTGACGGTGCCGTCACTAACCCTACTCCCGGTGCTGGCCTCGGTGGCGGTAACAACAACACCCCTGACGTCCCCGAGACTCCTGTTCAGACTCCGGGAGCCGgtagcggcagcggcagcggaAACCAGTCCGGGGGTGCTGTCCCAACCTTCGTCGCTGGCCCCGGCCAAGGCTTCGGTGGTGGCGATGGCCAGAACGGAGGCTTCCAGAAGCGAGCTCGATCCTCTCAGTAA
- a CDS encoding hypothetical protein (EggNog:ENOG41), whose protein sequence is MSRQIEQALLSLMPTYGSDLPPALVELAGSLLAQSRHQASTLKADEEIARTYACANIACDRLKITLDLPPIEPRPPIPPRIYKRLYTHLDNILRGSSTPTRATPGRTRTPGSRFRDADNSPSRPLPSRATPTKEQSLAQFRTPTKGATGTPTKSTRKKEAFAGVNLHAWIQPTTRWVCAETDHKKLAPTILAGMENIITPAGRRTDDEWVLQNLTALFAAVYFFVTMRVKALASGEGIDREGYVPLRKEILALLARARNEVTVKDLAEEDAWEGWSTVKSKDFDDAVAKVNERAWLTGDWYQGIADVVKLSQRSHLEDVEMQDEEVILKMQIKKADTMFQDKYDFLSEAKRTKYSHWKEDMFAKIALSTTQGAAMEVDT, encoded by the exons ATGAGTCGTCAAATTGAGCAAGCATTGCTCTCATTAATGCCAACATATGGCTCTGATCTACCTCCTGCTCTCGTTGAACTTGCAGGTTCTTTGCTTGCCCAGTCTCGGCATCAAGCGAGTACCCTGAAGGCAGATGAAGAGATTGCTAGAACATACGCTTGCGCAAACATTGCGTGTGATCG CCTAAAAATTACTCTTGATCTTCCACCTATCGAACCAAGACCGCCAATTCCTCCTCGTATCTACAAGCGTCTCTACACTCATCTTGATAATATTCTGCGCGGCAGCTCAACTCCTACAAGAGCTACTCCAGGACGAACAAGAACACCAGGTTCAAGATTCCGTGATGCCGATAACTCACCCTCACGACCACTACCGTCAAGAGCAACGCCAACAAAAGAACAAAGTTTAGCGCAATTCAGGACACCAACAAAGGGGGCTACCGGTACACCGACAAAATCTACTCGCAAGAAGGAAGCTTTTGCCGGAGTCAATCTCCATGCATGGATTCAACCTACCACAAGATGGGTATGTGCAGAAACTGACCACAAGAAGCTGGCTCCTACAATTTTAGCTGGCATGGAGAACATCATAACACCTGCAGGTCGACGAACAGATGACGAGTGGGTTCTGCAGAATCTGACGGCCTTGTTTGCCGCTGTCTACTTCTTCGTAACTATGCGGGTCAAAGCTCTTGCTTCTGGCGAAGGTATTGATAGGGAAGGATATGTCCCTCTTCGAAAAGAGATCCTTGCTCTTCTCGCCAGAGCACGAAATGAAGTAACAGTTAAGGATCTGGCGGAAGAGGATGCCTGGGAAGGTTGGTCGACCGTCAAGTCTAAGGATTTCGATGATGCGGTTGCCAAAGTCAACGAACGAGCGTGGCTCACGGGTGACTGGTATCAAGGCATCGCAGATGTCGTCAAGCTGTCCCAAAGAAGCCATCTCGAAGACGTCGAGATGCAGGATGAGGAGGTAATCCTGAAGATGCAAATCAAAAAAGCAGACACCATGTTTCAAGACAAGTACGACTTTCTCAGCGAGGCGAAACGGACAAAGTACAGTCACTGGAAGGAAGATATGTTCGCCAAAATTGCTCTATCGACAACTCAAGGTGCTGCCATGGAGGTAGATACATAG